One genomic region from Nostoc sphaeroides encodes:
- a CDS encoding DUF6918 family protein — MGLSEGLLNPTKKAMVIDDCCNMIEGQLASKSGMSGIALKTAFAALKGVKPGYIPYVVEQILPQCFTALDPIWSQGLQKGDPIEYLNANRSQTADALLGVTDARVKNAKRQIVRGTYEKLRGSAKKHVEEAVPDLAKVIDNYTKS, encoded by the coding sequence ATGGGACTGAGTGAAGGACTTTTGAACCCGACCAAAAAGGCTATGGTCATAGATGACTGTTGCAACATGATAGAAGGACAGCTTGCATCCAAGTCAGGCATGAGTGGCATCGCTTTGAAAACTGCCTTCGCTGCCCTGAAAGGGGTTAAGCCAGGGTATATCCCTTATGTTGTTGAGCAGATTTTACCACAGTGCTTCACAGCACTTGATCCCATCTGGAGTCAAGGCTTACAAAAAGGCGATCCAATTGAATACCTGAATGCAAATCGCTCTCAGACGGCAGACGCGCTCCTCGGTGTCACCGATGCTAGAGTCAAGAACGCCAAGCGCCAAATAGTGCGAGGAACCTATGAAAAACTTCGCGGTTCAGCCAAAAAGCACGTAGAAGAAGCAGTGCCAGACTTAGCCAAAGTAATTGATAATTACACTAAGTCCTGA
- a CDS encoding M23 family metallopeptidase produces MKKVTLYRYRTYGLIALISLTAVLSTTTSALTQLADDSPIGHPIPASNLIWPTQGFISQGFRKYQHEGIDIAGASGTPIVTAASGTVIKAGWDNWGLGNAITIKHLDGSTTVYGHNRRLLVNKGQQVIQGQIIAQMGSTGNSTAPHLHFEVHPNGRIAVDPLRVLTSLTASVNSPSRIHQVDNQKHPVPAPPEAKQVSPQPISIGFAPVSTDIKCNGVTMIEGETASIRVKVCEENGQLFYIGQLKQDPSKPIKIAALNIAKGRYRADNGSFYYLVSPEKVEVWRNGTQMRSDRFDNLTKSP; encoded by the coding sequence ATGAAAAAAGTTACCCTTTATCGATATCGCACTTATGGACTAATTGCGTTAATATCCTTAACCGCCGTATTAAGTACAACTACATCTGCCCTAACACAGTTGGCAGACGATTCTCCAATTGGGCATCCTATCCCTGCTTCTAACTTAATCTGGCCGACTCAAGGGTTTATTTCTCAAGGCTTCCGCAAATATCAACATGAAGGAATTGATATTGCAGGGGCATCTGGAACTCCTATTGTTACTGCTGCATCTGGTACAGTCATCAAAGCAGGTTGGGATAATTGGGGATTAGGCAATGCTATAACTATTAAACATCTTGATGGCAGTACTACTGTTTATGGTCACAATCGCCGTTTGTTGGTGAACAAGGGTCAACAGGTTATTCAAGGTCAAATTATTGCCCAGATGGGATCTACAGGCAATAGTACAGCGCCTCATCTACACTTTGAAGTTCATCCAAATGGTCGAATAGCAGTTGATCCCCTTCGGGTGTTAACATCCTTAACTGCAAGTGTTAATTCTCCTTCTAGAATTCACCAAGTGGATAACCAGAAGCATCCAGTCCCAGCACCCCCAGAAGCAAAGCAAGTTTCACCACAGCCAATTTCAATAGGTTTTGCACCTGTTAGCACTGATATTAAATGCAATGGAGTTACCATGATTGAGGGTGAGACTGCAAGTATTCGTGTAAAAGTCTGTGAAGAAAATGGTCAGTTATTTTATATTGGCCAGTTGAAACAAGACCCTAGCAAGCCTATAAAAATAGCAGCTTTAAATATTGCCAAAGGCAGATATCGAGCAGATAATGGTAGTTTTTATTATTTAGTCAGCCCTGAAAAAGTGGAAGTTTGGCGAAATGGCACTCAGATGCGTTCTGACCGATTTGATAATTTAACAAAATCGCCATAA
- a CDS encoding CHAT domain-containing protein encodes MTSQAIKNNLLLLANAIAVFSVNQILPTTAQNITPANNNDTGTIVNTNGNLIDIGGGAVSGNGANLFHSFQKFNLDANQTANFLSNPTIQNILGRVVGGDLSLINGLIQVTGSNANLFLMNPAGIVFGANAMLNVPASFTATTATGISFNNGSYNSLSNNNYSILDGNPIGFNFANQQPGSIINLANLELSNPNQNLSLVAGTVVSTGQVSAPNGNLTIASVEGGKFLRISQTGNLISLEIPTNGATSGNITVASLPQLLTGSGLDNTSELTVNSNGQVQLTASNIPINSGDVVVKRITSQTATLSAANNLTLPESQLTTTGDLNLLARDTVRVRDSVTNRVGVQAGGNLYIQGNQSIDILALNHPQTPFVSGGNLSLVSDGVISGDAHFASGGQFKILNLSGGAGTFVSYYDPIIRANGDVEFGDYTGAALKVETTGGIQGGNITITSPDISGSILSGDPDFTALTTSNAVILRAGLSGVTTVNFPSTQETTAFTLPASPLPTGSITVGNINTSSTVAGQSGPITLEAPGNINTGNLNSSATDSNSGGAITLTTTGGSINTGSSINSSGSASSGNITLNGNINLTADTTINAGSGSISVPIYTINGASNLTLSASDITLGGAVGGTTPLTGLTATADNTNVANNITTTGNIQFDSPITLTGADTKIFNSNNNNIDLTSTVDGASNLNVNAGTGNITLSGAVGGTTALTSLTTTAANTNIANNITTTGNIQFNSPVTLTGADTKIFNANTGAIAVNNTLAAGANNLTLTANEIDFNGGNNSVTGSGELVLQPSTASRNINLGQASDSDTSTFDLTTSELTALQDGFSLITIGRNDGSGSVNFAPGLSFLDPITIQSPNGQLNTQGTISSNNNNITLNGNVNLSADTSINAGSGSINFVPISTINGARNLTLSANDITLGGAVGGTTALTGLTATAANTNVANNITTTGNIQFDSPVTLTGDDTKTFNSNNNNIDLTSTVDGASNLNVNAGTGNITLGGVVGGTTALTSLTATAANTNVANNITTTGNIQFNSPVTLTGDSSKTFTANTGAIAVNNTLAAGANNLTLTANEIDFNGGNNSVTGSGELVLQPSTPSRNINLGQTSDSDISTFDLTTSELTALQDGFSLITIGRNDGTGTVNIAAGVSFKDPMEILSLNGSIISGTLTGTDNASITLSANQINITDISTNNNDINLNGNTELLGNTTLDAGTATIEINGSLATGSNNLNLIADEIDLRRRTVFDSVTGTGNLALQPKTPSQNITINNSDDSGVDTLDLTISDIGALADGFNSITIGRTDGSGLTTTFSPLIFSDPVTIQANADQGRIDAFGPIEGRDNASINLQAGGDILTNEIFTQGGAINLNSTNGVIITGTLDSNFSDSDKGGDITVAAPGGILVLGGVNTSSFAGEGGSVSLSSDNDIEVSYINAQGGSFGGDVNVSTKNFFRATGVFFDQNGTFPSISTSGGFGSGNIRISHGGNNIRSFVVGNPFINGTAGAITSNPFNRISPDLSLPDSYRQEDIQIITNEQLPDADTDTSKSVPQPNPVIVNINNTPQVPLDNIIAARDEQLTRKFEQYLGQENSTSIKSVAEVQATLNQIQKQTDTKTAVFYVKFSPSNDSSTRDKDTLDLVILTGEGKAILEPITGVTRAKVRQVAQQFYDTISDVNQAGTSNYLTSAQQLYKWLIAPQEAELQKQGITNIAFILDEGLRSIPMAALHDGKQFLIEKYSLAVLPSFSLTDTSYASLKKSRVLAMGASKFTQEQKQEPLLAVPLEVATIAQIWQGTSLLEKNFTLNNLKSKRQQNPFSIIHLATHVDFVSGTDNQSYIQLYDQKLRLNQVRELGWSQPPVELLVLSACKSAFGDENAELGFAGLAIQTGVKSAVASLWYVSDAGTLGLMTDFYSQLKIVPIKAEALRQAQIAMIQGKVKIENNKLIATNNNIELSPEIADYLQKNVVGNLSHPFYWAPFTMIGSPW; translated from the coding sequence ATGACTTCTCAAGCTATAAAAAATAATCTATTACTACTGGCAAATGCAATCGCTGTATTCAGTGTCAACCAGATCCTCCCAACGACAGCACAAAACATCACACCAGCCAACAATAACGACACAGGAACCATAGTCAACACCAATGGTAATTTAATTGATATTGGTGGCGGCGCTGTTTCTGGAAATGGAGCAAACTTATTTCACAGTTTCCAAAAATTTAATTTAGATGCCAATCAAACGGCAAACTTCCTCTCAAATCCCACCATTCAAAATATTTTAGGTCGCGTAGTTGGTGGCGATCTTTCTCTAATTAATGGACTTATTCAAGTTACAGGTAGCAACGCCAATCTATTTTTAATGAATCCGGCAGGTATCGTTTTTGGTGCTAATGCAATGTTAAACGTCCCTGCCAGCTTTACTGCCACCACCGCTACAGGTATTAGTTTTAATAATGGAAGTTATAACTCTTTAAGTAATAACAACTATTCAATCCTAGATGGCAATCCAATAGGCTTTAATTTTGCTAATCAACAACCAGGTAGCATTATTAATTTAGCCAACTTAGAATTATCCAACCCAAATCAAAACCTGAGTTTAGTAGCTGGAACTGTTGTCAGTACAGGTCAAGTATCAGCACCAAATGGCAACCTGACGATTGCTAGCGTAGAAGGTGGTAAGTTCCTCCGCATCAGTCAAACAGGAAACTTAATCAGTTTAGAGATTCCCACCAACGGAGCTACATCCGGTAATATTACAGTTGCTAGTTTACCCCAACTATTAACTGGTAGTGGTTTGGATAATACTAGCGAATTGACAGTCAACAGTAACGGACAGGTACAACTTACTGCATCTAATATCCCCATCAATTCTGGTGATGTGGTAGTAAAAAGAATAACATCACAAACAGCCACCCTCTCTGCTGCGAATAACTTGACCTTGCCAGAGAGTCAATTGACAACAACCGGGGATTTAAATCTATTAGCTAGAGATACAGTGCGAGTGCGCGATAGCGTCACAAATCGCGTTGGGGTGCAAGCAGGCGGCAATCTCTACATTCAGGGAAATCAGAGCATTGATATTCTAGCGCTGAATCATCCACAGACACCCTTTGTTAGTGGTGGCAATCTGAGTTTAGTCAGTGATGGTGTTATTTCTGGCGATGCTCACTTTGCTAGTGGGGGACAGTTTAAGATTCTCAACTTGTCAGGTGGCGCAGGGACTTTTGTTAGTTATTACGATCCGATTATTAGAGCCAATGGAGATGTTGAGTTTGGTGATTACACTGGTGCAGCACTGAAGGTAGAGACAACAGGAGGTATTCAAGGTGGAAACATCACAATCACTTCGCCAGATATTAGCGGTAGTATTCTATCTGGTGATCCAGATTTCACAGCCCTGACAACGAGTAACGCTGTGATTTTACGGGCTGGTTTGTCTGGAGTTACTACTGTTAATTTTCCTTCAACTCAAGAGACAACTGCTTTCACACTGCCAGCAAGTCCCTTACCAACTGGAAGTATTACAGTTGGTAATATCAATACTTCATCAACAGTAGCAGGCCAGTCCGGCCCAATTACTTTAGAAGCTCCAGGTAACATCAATACAGGTAATCTAAATTCTTCAGCCACGGACAGCAATAGTGGAGGTGCAATTACCCTCACCACAACAGGCGGCAGTATTAACACTGGTAGCAGTATCAATTCTTCTGGTAGTGCTAGCAGTGGTAATATTACCCTCAACGGTAATATCAACCTGACTGCTGACACCACTATCAACGCAGGCAGTGGCAGCATTAGTGTACCTATTTACACCATAAATGGAGCCAGTAATTTAACTCTCAGTGCTAGTGACATTACCTTGGGTGGTGCTGTGGGTGGCACAACCCCATTAACTGGCTTAACCGCCACTGCCGACAACACTAACGTTGCTAATAACATTACTACCACAGGCAATATTCAATTTGATAGTCCCATCACCTTAACAGGTGCTGACACGAAAATCTTCAACTCCAATAATAATAATATTGACTTAACGAGTACAGTTGATGGTGCAAGTAACTTAAACGTCAACGCTGGTACAGGCAATATTACTTTGAGTGGTGCTGTGGGTGGCACAACCGCATTAACTAGCTTAACCACCACTGCCGCCAACACCAACATTGCTAATAACATTACTACCACAGGCAATATTCAATTTAATAGTCCCGTCACCTTAACAGGTGCTGACACGAAAATCTTCAATGCAAATACAGGTGCGATCGCTGTTAATAATACCTTGGCAGCAGGCGCTAACAACCTAACGCTGACAGCAAATGAAATAGACTTTAATGGTGGTAATAACTCCGTCACAGGTAGCGGCGAATTAGTATTACAACCATCGACAGCTAGTCGTAACATTAATCTGGGGCAAGCTAGCGATAGTGATACAAGCACTTTTGACTTGACCACCAGTGAATTGACAGCCTTACAAGATGGCTTTAGTTTAATTACCATTGGACGTAATGATGGGAGTGGAAGTGTTAATTTCGCTCCTGGCTTGAGCTTCTTAGATCCAATCACGATTCAATCACCCAATGGTCAACTCAATACCCAAGGCACAATTAGTAGCAACAATAACAACATCACCCTTAACGGCAACGTCAACCTGTCTGCTGACACCAGTATCAACGCAGGCAGTGGCAGCATTAATTTTGTACCTATTTCCACCATAAATGGAGCCAGGAATTTAACTCTCAGTGCTAATGACATTACCTTGGGTGGTGCTGTGGGTGGCACAACCGCATTAACTGGCTTAACCGCCACTGCCGCCAACACCAACGTTGCTAATAACATTACCACCACAGGCAATATTCAATTTGATAGTCCCGTCACCTTAACAGGTGATGACACGAAAACCTTCAACTCCAATAATAATAATATTGACTTAACGAGTACAGTTGATGGTGCAAGTAACTTAAACGTCAACGCTGGTACAGGCAATATTACCTTGGGTGGTGTTGTGGGTGGCACAACCGCATTAACTAGCTTAACCGCCACTGCCGCCAACACCAACGTTGCTAATAACATTACCACCACAGGCAATATTCAATTTAATAGTCCCGTCACCTTAACAGGTGATAGTAGCAAAACCTTCACTGCAAATACAGGTGCGATCGCTGTTAATAATACCTTGGCAGCAGGCGCAAACAACCTAACGCTGACAGCAAATGAAATAGACTTTAATGGTGGTAATAATTCCGTCACAGGTAGCGGCGAATTAGTACTACAACCATCGACACCTAGCCGTAACATTAATCTGGGACAAACTAGCGATAGTGACATAAGCACTTTTGACTTGACTACCAGTGAACTGACAGCCTTACAAGATGGCTTTAGTTTAATTACCATTGGACGTAATGATGGTACTGGTACAGTAAATATTGCTGCTGGTGTCTCCTTCAAAGATCCAATGGAAATTCTATCTTTGAACGGTTCTATTATATCTGGCACACTTACAGGCACAGATAATGCCTCAATTACTCTCTCAGCCAACCAGATCAATATTACAGATATCAGCACGAACAATAATGATATCAACCTGAATGGCAATACAGAACTTCTAGGTAACACTACTTTAGATGCTGGCACTGCAACTATTGAGATTAACGGTAGTTTGGCAACTGGTAGTAATAATCTAAATTTAATTGCAGATGAAATTGATTTACGACGAAGAACAGTGTTTGATTCTGTGACTGGTACAGGTAATTTAGCATTACAACCAAAAACTCCCAGCCAAAACATTACAATTAACAACTCCGATGATAGTGGAGTAGATACTTTAGACCTGACAATATCTGATATTGGCGCTTTAGCTGATGGTTTTAATTCCATCACCATCGGTCGCACAGATGGTAGTGGGTTAACTACAACTTTTAGTCCACTTATTTTCTCTGATCCTGTCACTATTCAAGCTAATGCTGATCAAGGAAGAATTGATGCGTTCGGCCCAATTGAAGGCCGTGATAATGCTTCTATCAACTTACAAGCAGGTGGCGATATTTTGACGAATGAAATTTTCACTCAAGGGGGAGCGATTAACCTCAACAGTACAAATGGTGTAATTATCACAGGTACTTTAGACTCGAATTTCTCTGATTCTGATAAAGGTGGGGATATCACGGTAGCAGCTCCTGGAGGGATATTAGTGCTAGGAGGTGTGAATACCAGTTCTTTTGCTGGCGAGGGTGGTTCAGTCAGCCTCAGTTCTGATAATGATATCGAAGTTAGTTATATTAATGCCCAAGGCGGCTCTTTTGGTGGTGATGTAAATGTAAGCACAAAAAACTTTTTTAGAGCTACTGGTGTATTTTTCGATCAAAACGGCACTTTTCCCAGCATCTCTACATCAGGCGGCTTTGGTTCTGGGAATATCAGGATTAGTCATGGTGGCAACAATATCAGAAGTTTTGTAGTCGGCAATCCTTTTATAAACGGTACAGCAGGCGCAATTACTAGTAACCCTTTTAACAGAATTTCGCCTGATCTTTCTCTACCAGATAGTTACAGGCAAGAAGATATTCAAATCATCACTAACGAACAATTACCTGATGCTGATACTGATACCTCCAAAAGCGTACCACAGCCTAATCCAGTAATAGTCAATATTAATAATACGCCTCAAGTACCATTAGATAACATCATTGCAGCTAGAGATGAACAGCTTACACGCAAGTTTGAGCAATATCTGGGACAAGAAAATTCAACTTCTATTAAGAGTGTGGCTGAAGTACAAGCCACACTCAATCAAATTCAGAAACAAACAGATACCAAAACAGCTGTTTTCTATGTTAAATTTAGTCCTAGTAATGATAGCTCAACAAGAGATAAAGATACACTTGATTTAGTGATTTTAACTGGTGAAGGCAAAGCCATTCTTGAACCAATTACTGGTGTAACTAGAGCTAAAGTGAGGCAGGTAGCACAACAATTTTACGATACAATTTCTGATGTTAATCAAGCTGGTACTAGCAATTATTTAACCTCTGCACAGCAATTATACAAATGGTTAATTGCTCCTCAAGAAGCAGAGCTACAAAAGCAAGGAATTACAAATATTGCATTTATTCTGGATGAAGGTTTACGCTCAATCCCGATGGCGGCACTACATGATGGGAAACAGTTTTTGATTGAAAAATATAGTTTGGCGGTGTTACCTAGTTTTAGTTTGACTGATACTAGCTACGCTTCTTTGAAAAAATCACGAGTTTTGGCAATGGGAGCCAGCAAGTTCACTCAAGAACAAAAACAAGAACCATTACTGGCTGTGCCTTTAGAAGTTGCTACCATTGCCCAAATATGGCAGGGTACATCTCTCTTAGAAAAGAATTTTACCTTAAATAATCTCAAAAGCAAACGTCAGCAAAATCCTTTTAGCATAATACATTTGGCGACTCACGTAGATTTTGTTTCTGGCACAGATAATCAATCCTATATTCAGTTGTATGATCAGAAATTACGTTTAAATCAAGTGCGTGAATTAGGCTGGAGTCAGCCACCTGTAGAATTGTTAGTGTTAAGTGCTTGTAAGTCAGCTTTTGGAGATGAAAATGCGGAATTAGGTTTTGCTGGGTTAGCTATACAAACTGGTGTGAAATCTGCTGTTGCTAGTTTGTGGTATGTTTCTGATGCTGGAACTTTGGGGTTAATGACAGATTTTTACAGTCAATTAAAAATAGTACCAATTAAAGCAGAAGCATTGCGACAGGCACAAATAGCAATGATTCAAGGCAAAGTTAAAATAGAGAATAACAAATTAATTGCTACCAATAATAATATTGAGCTTTCTCCTGAAATAGCTGACTATTTGCAGAAGAATGTCGTTGGTAATCTATCCCATCCGTTTTATTGGGCTCCGTTTACAATGATTGGTAGTCCTTGGTAA
- a CDS encoding mechanosensitive ion channel family protein gives MRFQFLALALPALRLRSVTAVGIASSIAIAVVSVPKATAQIPLLPQLLPSPSSVSNEANNRLVTGWIYLDGRRLFQIAASRSNFPERSEDIQKKLEKIAQNYFQAPAKTPVKVDIREVNQLPVIYVNDQYLMTVTSEDAGLREVDISTSANQVKESLQEDLQQAKQERQAQFLIDQGKIAAGIGLTMIVMSCGVYSWQRRSKNHALYSFASQPPRGPLNSPISAAQPITTQLNQQQHRHIQEVKRRLFQLTQAGIWGGGSFFILGLFPYTRPFQVGIITAAQFPLRLGVVFLGTYVAIRLIYALIDRFTTTLISSGALLTPESSERLQLRVSTFSGVTKSIATGICVGVGFLLALVSLGIDIVPLLAGASLVGVAVSLASQNLIKDAINGFLIILEDQYALGDVITVGDVGGLVENLNLRMTQLRDSEGRLITIPNSEIKVVANLSSRWSRADLTIPIAYQADIEKALKLIESIGFEMDKDPQWERQILETPQVLGIDQFGDRGLIIRVWIKTQPLKQWDVAREFRRRLKVSLDQAGISISVPQQAIWVNDEQSLNFQSNGKTN, from the coding sequence GTGCGCTTTCAATTTTTGGCGTTGGCTTTGCCCGCACTTCGGCTGCGCTCAGTGACCGCCGTAGGCATCGCTAGTTCAATAGCCATAGCTGTTGTATCTGTGCCAAAAGCCACAGCCCAGATTCCTTTGTTACCGCAGCTGCTACCATCTCCCAGCAGTGTGAGTAATGAAGCAAATAATCGGCTTGTTACAGGCTGGATTTATTTAGATGGTCGTCGGTTATTTCAGATAGCCGCATCAAGAAGCAACTTTCCTGAGCGTTCAGAAGATATCCAAAAGAAGTTGGAGAAAATTGCCCAAAATTACTTTCAAGCACCAGCAAAAACACCAGTCAAGGTAGATATTCGGGAAGTAAACCAATTACCAGTAATTTATGTCAACGACCAATACCTAATGACCGTCACTTCTGAGGATGCTGGATTGCGAGAGGTAGATATATCGACATCGGCAAATCAAGTCAAAGAATCCTTACAAGAAGACTTGCAACAAGCAAAGCAAGAAAGACAAGCTCAATTTTTAATCGACCAAGGCAAAATTGCTGCGGGTATTGGACTGACAATGATTGTGATGAGTTGCGGGGTATATAGCTGGCAAAGGCGTTCCAAAAACCATGCATTATACTCCTTTGCCTCCCAACCCCCCAGAGGCCCCCTAAACTCCCCAATTTCAGCAGCCCAACCAATTACAACCCAACTCAATCAACAGCAACATCGACATATTCAAGAAGTCAAAAGACGATTGTTTCAGCTAACTCAAGCCGGAATTTGGGGAGGTGGAAGTTTCTTTATTTTGGGTCTATTTCCCTACACACGACCATTTCAGGTAGGGATTATCACAGCTGCCCAATTTCCTTTGCGATTAGGTGTTGTCTTCCTGGGAACTTATGTAGCAATCCGTCTCATCTATGCCCTAATTGACCGCTTCACCACTACTCTGATTAGCAGTGGTGCTTTATTGACTCCAGAAAGTTCTGAACGGCTGCAACTGCGAGTTTCTACATTTTCCGGCGTGACTAAAAGCATCGCTACTGGTATCTGCGTAGGAGTAGGCTTCTTGCTAGCGCTGGTGTCATTGGGGATAGATATCGTTCCTTTGCTAGCGGGTGCGAGTTTAGTTGGTGTTGCAGTGTCTCTGGCTTCGCAAAACTTAATTAAAGATGCGATTAATGGTTTCTTGATCATTTTAGAAGACCAGTACGCTTTAGGCGATGTTATTACTGTGGGAGACGTGGGAGGCTTAGTAGAAAATCTGAATCTGCGGATGACCCAACTGCGGGATTCCGAAGGACGCTTGATTACGATTCCCAATAGTGAAATTAAAGTTGTTGCCAATCTTTCTAGCCGTTGGTCACGAGCCGATTTAACGATCCCCATCGCCTACCAAGCCGATATTGAAAAGGCTTTGAAGTTGATTGAAAGTATTGGCTTTGAGATGGATAAAGATCCGCAATGGGAGCGTCAAATTCTGGAAACACCACAAGTTTTGGGAATAGATCAATTTGGCGATCGCGGTTTGATTATTCGTGTCTGGATTAAAACACAGCCCCTCAAACAATGGGATGTCGCACGAGAGTTTCGCCGCCGCCTGAAAGTTTCCCTAGACCAGGCCGGAATTTCCATTTCTGTGCCTCAGCAAGCTATTTGGGTCAATGATGAGCAATCGTTAAATTTTCAGAGTAATGGCAAAACTAATTAG
- the ahcY gene encoding adenosylhomocysteinase codes for MTATSPRLKHEVKDLGLAALGRQRIEWAGREMPVLRQIRDRFAIEKPFAGLRLVACAHITTETAHLAIALKAGGADALLIASNPLSTQDDVAASLVLDHEIPVFAQKGEDNETYNRHVQIALDHRPNIIVDDGSDVVATLVQQRQHQIADLIGSTEETTTGIVRLRAMFREGVLTFPAVNVNDADTKHFFDNRYGTGQSTLDGIIRATNILLAGKNIVVVGYGWCGKGTALRARGMGANVIVTEIDPIKAIEAVMDGFRVLPMAEAAPQGDIFITVTGNKHVVRGEHFDVMKDGAIVCNSGHFDLELDLKYLAGQAKEIKEVRPFTEEYKLKNGKSVVVLGQGRLINLAAAEGHPSAVMDMSFANQALACEFLVKNKGKLAPGLHSIPVEVDQEIARLKLQAIGITIDSLTPDQIEYINSWTSGT; via the coding sequence ATGACCGCAACTTCTCCCCGATTAAAGCACGAGGTTAAAGACCTCGGCCTAGCTGCCTTGGGTAGACAGCGCATTGAATGGGCTGGACGCGAAATGCCAGTTTTGCGGCAGATCCGCGATCGCTTTGCTATCGAGAAACCCTTCGCTGGTTTACGCCTTGTAGCTTGCGCCCACATTACAACAGAAACAGCACACTTGGCGATCGCTCTGAAAGCCGGTGGTGCAGATGCGCTTTTAATTGCTAGCAATCCCTTATCAACGCAAGATGACGTAGCCGCTAGCCTCGTCTTGGATCATGAAATTCCCGTCTTTGCTCAAAAAGGCGAAGATAACGAAACTTATAACCGCCACGTTCAAATAGCTTTAGATCATCGCCCCAACATCATTGTTGATGACGGTAGCGATGTGGTTGCAACTTTGGTACAACAACGCCAACACCAAATCGCTGATTTGATTGGTAGCACCGAAGAAACCACCACTGGGATTGTGCGGTTACGCGCCATGTTTAGAGAAGGCGTACTCACCTTCCCCGCAGTCAACGTCAACGACGCTGATACCAAGCACTTCTTTGATAATCGCTATGGTACTGGGCAATCAACCCTAGATGGCATTATCCGCGCCACCAATATTTTGTTGGCTGGTAAAAACATTGTCGTCGTCGGTTATGGCTGGTGTGGTAAAGGTACAGCCCTCCGCGCCCGTGGGATGGGTGCTAACGTCATCGTCACCGAAATCGACCCCATCAAGGCAATTGAAGCCGTAATGGATGGCTTCCGCGTCCTGCCAATGGCAGAAGCTGCACCTCAAGGTGATATATTTATCACTGTCACTGGTAATAAGCACGTCGTTCGTGGTGAACACTTCGATGTCATGAAAGACGGTGCGATCGTTTGTAACTCCGGTCACTTTGATTTAGAACTTGATTTGAAATACTTGGCTGGACAAGCTAAGGAAATCAAAGAAGTTCGTCCTTTCACCGAAGAATACAAGTTGAAAAATGGTAAATCAGTAGTCGTTCTCGGACAAGGACGCTTGATTAACCTAGCTGCGGCTGAAGGACACCCCAGCGCAGTTATGGATATGAGTTTTGCCAACCAAGCTTTGGCTTGTGAATTCCTGGTGAAGAATAAAGGTAAGTTAGCTCCTGGTTTGCATTCAATTCCTGTTGAAGTCGATCAAGAAATTGCTCGTTTGAAGTTGCAAGCTATTGGTATCACGATTGATAGCCTAACACCCGATCAAATTGAGTACATCAATTCTTGGACAAGTGGAACTTAA
- a CDS encoding circadian clock KaiB family protein has product MNNLTTNKLSTPQLFKGIALFTPGGDLIYCIDPSKQGRWHLHLCSALQEILDLPEPPHFLVPCYTATIDHWLDPRTQQVRTFAEAYPAVIRHQALLNAIFGTGELVWQAAPWQEGLCDRMVLTTYRSSFPQLWEDHDLIVRLDLSEPVPKYHQPVIVQKKEAITQGYVLRLFVAGHSSTTERILQNLHELLERSLGHPYTLKVIDVLTHPEQAELNQVSATPTLVKVWPHPIRRIVGELDHVEKILQMLAAKEKF; this is encoded by the coding sequence GTGAATAATTTGACGACAAACAAACTATCTACACCCCAGTTGTTTAAAGGTATTGCCCTATTTACACCTGGAGGAGATTTAATTTACTGCATCGACCCTAGCAAGCAAGGTCGATGGCATTTGCATTTGTGTTCAGCTTTGCAAGAAATCTTAGATTTACCAGAGCCACCGCACTTTTTAGTGCCTTGTTATACTGCAACTATTGACCACTGGTTAGATCCACGCACTCAACAAGTGCGTACTTTTGCTGAAGCTTATCCGGCTGTCATTAGACATCAAGCTTTGCTTAATGCCATTTTTGGCACAGGGGAGTTAGTATGGCAAGCTGCTCCTTGGCAAGAGGGGTTGTGCGATCGCATGGTCTTAACAACTTATCGTTCCTCATTCCCGCAGCTTTGGGAAGATCACGATTTAATTGTCCGTCTAGACCTTTCTGAACCTGTGCCAAAATACCACCAACCAGTAATAGTACAAAAAAAGGAAGCTATTACACAAGGCTATGTTCTGCGATTGTTTGTTGCTGGACATAGCAGTACCACCGAACGCATTCTGCAAAATTTACACGAATTGTTAGAGCGATCGCTGGGACATCCTTATACTCTGAAAGTGATTGATGTTTTAACTCATCCAGAACAAGCAGAACTCAATCAGGTTTCTGCAACTCCTACCCTTGTCAAAGTTTGGCCGCACCCAATTCGGCGAATCGTTGGAGAGTTGGATCATGTAGAAAAGATTTTACAAATGTTAGCTGCTAAGGAAAAATTTTAA